One genomic region from Peromyscus eremicus chromosome 20, PerEre_H2_v1, whole genome shotgun sequence encodes:
- the LOC131896804 gene encoding DDB1- and CUL4-associated factor 1-like isoform X2 yields the protein MATVVVHVDSKAELTALLEQWEDHGSGQDMVPILTRMSELIEKETEEYHKGDPDPFDDRHPGRADPECMLGHLLRVFSKNDDFMNTLMNGYVMTSREPPLNTAACRLLLDIMPGLETAVVFQEKEGIVENLFSWAQEADQPLRTYSTALLGGAMENEEIAASYRDENSQLVATVLRRLRELQVQEVALRQEGECPSPQKLSSEPPLPLDEEAVDMDYGDTAVEVVNREQETSRDMENSFPLELSQKASCRVNAATKPEEASGSAKHGDRENVRRAQQKLGFSPSEADGVFAELSNSSWSEMSPWVIGTNYTLYPLTPTIEQRLLFQYLTPVGEYQELLPTFMQLGCRELMMFYIDLKQTNDVLLTFEALKVCMHPYSVLSDVVNYALWLMECSHASGCRHATMFFSVCFTFRAVLELFDRYDGLRRLVNLISTLEILNMEDQDVHGSEDKIFATCQRGKHTCMALRKYFEAHLAIKLEQVKQSLQRTEGAILVHPQPPSKACSYAREQIVEMMEILIEYGPALLYWEPAEVFLKLSCVQLLLQLISIARNSEIYFARIDTVRFALDVLAILTVVPKIQLQLAESVKVLDEHGSTVSTVGISIILGVAEGEYFIHDGEIQKSALQVIINCVCGPDNGMSSIGKFTSGTPQRKLFQTPTSIEHTLAKMWNVVQCNDGIKVLLSLLSIKMPITDADQIRALACKALVGLSRSSTVGQIISKLPLFSSCHIQQLMKEPVLQDKHSDHVKFCNYAAELIERVSGKPLLVGTDVSLAQLQKAGIVAQSRISFPEKELLLLIRNHLISKGLGETATVLTREADLPMTAASHSSAFTPVTAAASTASLPQTPRIVNGIAGRLANHAAVGASALSAHPADPRSCAVQDSLDLPGPSSAGNSTFNGRSSFMRERASLCNDRKVQVLQQESDHDTNSQSPAVNTQLDRQLPSPPTLDSIITEHLREQHARCKNPIATCPPFSLFTRHQCPEPKQRRQAPRNFTSRVNCRALFPKYGGVDGGCFDRHLIFSRFRPISVFREAHEYESGFTCCAFSAQERFLMLGTYTGQLKLYNVFSGLEEASYNCHNSAITHLEPSRDGTLLLTSATWSQPLSALWGMRSVFDRKHSFPEDHYVEFSKYSQDQVIGTKGDIAHIYDIETGTKLLTLFNPDLANNYKRNCATFNPTDDLVLNDGVLWDVRSAQAIHKFDKFNRNLSGVFHPNGLEVIINTEIWDLRTFHLLHTVPALDQCHVVFNHTGTVMYGARLQADDEDDFLEERMRSPFGSSFRTFNATDYKPIATIDVKRNIFDLCTDTRDCYLAVIENQGSMDAPDMDTVCRLYEVGRQRLAEEEDEEEDSEEEELEEEDEDEDDDDDDDDDDDDDTDDGEELHTDRRLESEMEEAVNSENSGQDGDNDFSPSDEELASLEEREEGEVEDSDAEEELEVILVEDSSDNSDLEDDIILSLNE from the exons ATGGCTACAGTAGTGGTACATGTAGACTCCAAAGCTGAGCTCACTGCCCTGCTGGAGCAGTGGGAGGACCATGGCAGTGGGCAGGATATGGTACCTATCCTTACTAGGATGTCAGaattaattgaaaaagaaactgaagaatatCATAAAGGAGATCCAGACCCATTTGATGATCGACATCCTGGTCGAGCTGATCCAGAGTGTATGCTGGGCCACTTGCTGAGAGTATTCTCCAAGAATGATGATTTCATGAATACACTGATGAATGGGTATGTGATGACAAGTAGAGAGCCTCCTTTAAATACTGCAGCCTGCAGACTCCTACTGGACATCATGCCAGGTCTAGAAACTGCAGTTGTCTTTCAAGAAAAGGAAGGGATTGTTGAAAATCTTTTCAGCTGGGCCCAAGAGGCTGATCAGCCACTGAGGACATATTCTACAGCACTGTTGGGAGGTGCTATGGAAAATGAAGAGATTGCTGCAAGCTACAGAGATGAAAATTCACAGCTGGTGGCAACAGTGCTTCGCAGACTGAGAGAGCTCCAAGTTCAGGAAGTGGCTTTGCGGCAGGAAGGTGAGTGTCCTAGTCCACAGAAGCTTTCATCAGAGCCTCCTTTACCTCTGGATGAGGAAGCTGTGGATATGGACTATGGTGACACTGCAGTAGAGGTTGTGAACAGAGAGCAAGAAACTTCTAGAGATATGGAAAATTCCTTTCCTCTGGAATTAAGTCAGAAGGCCAGTTGTAGAGTAAACGCAGCAACTAAGCCTGAGGAAGCCTCAGGATCTGCAAAGCATGGTGACAGAGAGAATGTGAGAAGGGCCCAGCAGAAGTTGGGTTTCTCACCTTCTGAGGCAGATGGTGTGTTTGCTGAGCTGTCCAATAGCAGCTGGTCAGAAATGTCCCCCTGGGTGATTGGCACCAATTATACCCTCTATCCACTGACTCCCACTATTGAACAAAGGCTTCTTTTCCAGTACCTGACCCCTGTAGGAGAGTATCAGGAGTTACTTCCCACATTCATGCAACTTGGATGCCGAGAATTGATGATGTTTTATATTGATCTGAAACAGACTAATGATGTCCTGCTTACTTTTGAGGCACTCAA AGTTTGCATGCATCCCTACAGTGTTCTATCTGATGTGGTGAACTATGCCCTATGGTTAATGGAATGTTCTCATGCTTCAGGATGCCGCCATGCTACAATGTTTTTCTCAGTTTGCTTCACATTCCGGGCTGTCTTGGAGCTTTTTGATCGTTATGATGGTCTGCGTCGCCTAGTGAACTTGATCAGTACTTTGGAGATTTTAAATATGGAAGACCAGGATGTACACGGGAGTGAAGATAAAATATTTGCTACCTGCCAAAGAGGCAAACATACCTGCATGGCTCTGCGAAAGTATTTTGAGGCTCATTTGGCCATTAAACTGGAACAAGTCAAGCAGTCACTTCAGAGGACTGAGGGTGCTATTCTTGTGCACCCTCAACCTCCATCCAAGGCATGCTCATACGCTCGTGAGCAGATTGTGGAAATGATGGAGATTTTGATAGAATATGGCCCAGCTCTGCTGTATTGGGAACCTGCTGAAGTCTTCCTCAAGCTTTCCTGTGTGCAGCTCTTGTTGCAGCTTATTTCCATCGCCCGTAATTCAGAGATCTATTTTGCAAGGATTGACACTGTGCGCTTTGCTTTGGATGTCCTGGCTATCCTCACTGTGGTGCCAAAAATCCAGCTCCAATTAGCAGAGTCGGTGAAGGTCTTGGATGAGCATGGCTCTACTGTATCCACTGTAGGTATCAGCATTATTTTGGGAGTGGCTGAAGGTGAATACTTTATCCATGATGGTGAAATTCAGAAGTCAGCCCTTCAAGTAATCATCAATTGTGTATGTGGCCCAGATAACGGAATGTCCAGTATTGGTAAATTTACCTCTGGAACTCCTCAGAGAAAGCTGTTTCAGACCCCCACGAGCATTGAGCATACCCTGGCCAAGATGTGGAATGTGGTCCAGTGCAATGATGGCATCAAGGTGCTTCTGTCCCTTTTGTCCATCAAGATGCCCATCACAGATGCAGACCAGATCAGGGCCCTGGCCTGCAAGGCCCTAGTGGGCTTGTCTCGAAGTAGCACTGTTGGACAGATTATCAGCAAATTGCCCCTGTTTAGTAGCTGCCACATTCAACAGCTGATGAAGGAGCCAGTGCTACAAGACAAGCACAGCGACCATGTCAAGTTCTGCAACTATGCAGCTGAGCTCATTGAGAGAGTATCAGGAAAGCCTCTTCTGGTTGGCACTGATGTGTCACTGGCCCAACTACAGAAAGCAGGTATTGTTGCCCAGTCAAGGATCTCCTTCCCTGAGAAAGAACTGCTCCTGTTGATAAGAAACCATCTCATTTCTAAAGGGCTTGGAGAGACAGCCACTGTGCTGACCAGAGAGGCTGACTTGCCCATGACTGCAGCCTCACATTCTTCTGCCTTCACCCCAGTGACTGCTGCTGCTTCTACTGCCTCTCTTCCCCAGACTCCTCGGATTGTCAATGGCATTGCTGGTCGACTGGCCAACCATGCAGCTGTGGGTGCTTCTGCCCTTTCTGCTCATCCTGCTGATCCTCGGTCATGCGCAGTTCAGGATTCATTGGATTTGCCTGGCCCATCATCTGCAGGCAACTCCACTTTTAATGGCAGGAGCAGttttatgagagagagagcatcacTGTGCAATGACAGGAAAGTTCAAGTGTTGCAGCAGGAGTCTGACCACGACACTAACAGCCAGAGCCCTGCTGTAAACACACAATTGGATAGACAACTTCCTTCTCCACCAACACTGGACAGTATCATCACAGAGCATCTTAGGGAGCAACATGCTCGCTGCAAGAACCCCATTGCCACCTGTccacctttttctctctttactcGTCACCAGTGTCCTGAGCCAAAACAGAGGAGGCAAGCACCAAGAAACTTTACCTCAAGGGTAAACTGCAGGGCATTGTTTCCAAAATatggaggagtagatggaggaTGCTTTGATAGGCACCTTATCTTCAGCAGATTTCGTCCAATTTCAGTATTCCGGGAAGCTCATGAATATGAGAGTGGCTTTACATGTTGTGCATTTTCTGCCCAGGAGAGGTTCCTGATGCTCGGTACCTATACAGGGCAGCTGAAGCTCTACAATGTATTTAGTGGACTGGAAGAGGCCAGCTATAACTGTCACAACTCAGCCATCACACACCTTGAACCTTCCAGGGATGGGACCTTACTTCTGACATCTGCCACTTGGAGCCAGCCTTTGTCTGCACTTTGGGGGATGAGGTCAGTATTTGATAGGAAGCATTCCTTCCCAGAAGATCATTATGTTGAGTTCAGTAAGTACTCTCAGGATCAGGTCATAGGCACCAAAGGAGACATTGCCCATATTTATGACATTGAGACTGGCACCAAGCTGTTGACTCTGTTTAACCCAGATCTTGCCAACAACTACAAGAGGAACTGTGCCACCTTTAATCCTACAGATGATCTTGTCTTAAATGATGGGGTCCTCTGGGATGTCCGCTCTGCACAGGCCATCCACAAGTTTGACAAGTTCAACAGGAATCTCAGTGGTGTTTTCCATCCCAATGGGCTGGAGGTCATCATCAACACAGAGATTTGGGACCTTCGAACTTTCCATCTTTTACACACAGTTCCTGCTCTGGATCAATGTCATGTGGTGTTTAACCACACAGGGACAGTGATGTATGGAGCAAGGTTGCAGGCAGATGATGAAGATGACTTCTTGGAAGAGAGGATGAGGAGCCCCTTTGGGTCATCCTTCCGAACATTTAATGCAACTGATTACAAACCCATAGCAACGATTGATGTGAAACGGAACATCTTTGACCTGTGTACAGACACCAGAGATTGCTATCTTGCTGTCATTGAGAATCAAGGCAGTATGGATGCCCCTGACATGGACACAGTATGCAGGCTTTATGAAGTGGGCAGGCAGCGTCtggcagaggaagaagatgaagaggaggactCTGAAGAGGAAGAactggaggaagaggatgaggatgaagatgatgatgatgatgatgatgatgatgatgatgatgacactGATGATGGAGAGGAACTTCACACTGACAGGCGGCTggagtcagaaatggaggaggCTGTCAATAGTGAGAACTCAGGACAGGATGGGGACAATGACTTCTCTCCCTCTGATGAGGAGCTAGCAAGCCTAGAGGAGCGAGAGGAGGGGGAAGTTGAAGACTCTGATGCAGAGGAGGAACTGGAAGTGATCCTGGTGGAGGACAGCTCAGACAACTCTGATTTGGAAGATGACATCATCTTATCTCTGAATGAGTGA
- the LOC131896804 gene encoding DDB1- and CUL4-associated factor 1-like isoform X1 produces MATVVVHVDSKAELTALLEQWEDHGSGQDMVPILTRMSELIEKETEEYHKGDPDPFDDRHPGRADPECMLGHLLRVFSKNDDFMNTLMNGYVMTSREPPLNTAACRLLLDIMPGLETAVVFQEKEGIVENLFSWAQEADQPLRTYSTALLGGAMENEEIAASYRDENSQLVATVLRRLRELQVQEVALRQEGECPSPQKLSSEPPLPLDEEAVDMDYGDTAVEVVNREQETSRDMENSFPLELSQKASCRVNAATKPEEASGSAKHGDRENVRRAQQKLGFSPSEADGVFAELSNSSWSEMSPWVIGTNYTLYPLTPTIEQRLLFQYLTPVGEYQELLPTFMQLGCRELMMFYIDLKQTNDVLLTFEALKLLASLLMHNKFAIDFVAHGGVQKLLEIPRPSMAATGVSKCLYYLSSNQDAMERVCMHPYSVLSDVVNYALWLMECSHASGCRHATMFFSVCFTFRAVLELFDRYDGLRRLVNLISTLEILNMEDQDVHGSEDKIFATCQRGKHTCMALRKYFEAHLAIKLEQVKQSLQRTEGAILVHPQPPSKACSYAREQIVEMMEILIEYGPALLYWEPAEVFLKLSCVQLLLQLISIARNSEIYFARIDTVRFALDVLAILTVVPKIQLQLAESVKVLDEHGSTVSTVGISIILGVAEGEYFIHDGEIQKSALQVIINCVCGPDNGMSSIGKFTSGTPQRKLFQTPTSIEHTLAKMWNVVQCNDGIKVLLSLLSIKMPITDADQIRALACKALVGLSRSSTVGQIISKLPLFSSCHIQQLMKEPVLQDKHSDHVKFCNYAAELIERVSGKPLLVGTDVSLAQLQKAGIVAQSRISFPEKELLLLIRNHLISKGLGETATVLTREADLPMTAASHSSAFTPVTAAASTASLPQTPRIVNGIAGRLANHAAVGASALSAHPADPRSCAVQDSLDLPGPSSAGNSTFNGRSSFMRERASLCNDRKVQVLQQESDHDTNSQSPAVNTQLDRQLPSPPTLDSIITEHLREQHARCKNPIATCPPFSLFTRHQCPEPKQRRQAPRNFTSRVNCRALFPKYGGVDGGCFDRHLIFSRFRPISVFREAHEYESGFTCCAFSAQERFLMLGTYTGQLKLYNVFSGLEEASYNCHNSAITHLEPSRDGTLLLTSATWSQPLSALWGMRSVFDRKHSFPEDHYVEFSKYSQDQVIGTKGDIAHIYDIETGTKLLTLFNPDLANNYKRNCATFNPTDDLVLNDGVLWDVRSAQAIHKFDKFNRNLSGVFHPNGLEVIINTEIWDLRTFHLLHTVPALDQCHVVFNHTGTVMYGARLQADDEDDFLEERMRSPFGSSFRTFNATDYKPIATIDVKRNIFDLCTDTRDCYLAVIENQGSMDAPDMDTVCRLYEVGRQRLAEEEDEEEDSEEEELEEEDEDEDDDDDDDDDDDDDTDDGEELHTDRRLESEMEEAVNSENSGQDGDNDFSPSDEELASLEEREEGEVEDSDAEEELEVILVEDSSDNSDLEDDIILSLNE; encoded by the coding sequence ATGGCTACAGTAGTGGTACATGTAGACTCCAAAGCTGAGCTCACTGCCCTGCTGGAGCAGTGGGAGGACCATGGCAGTGGGCAGGATATGGTACCTATCCTTACTAGGATGTCAGaattaattgaaaaagaaactgaagaatatCATAAAGGAGATCCAGACCCATTTGATGATCGACATCCTGGTCGAGCTGATCCAGAGTGTATGCTGGGCCACTTGCTGAGAGTATTCTCCAAGAATGATGATTTCATGAATACACTGATGAATGGGTATGTGATGACAAGTAGAGAGCCTCCTTTAAATACTGCAGCCTGCAGACTCCTACTGGACATCATGCCAGGTCTAGAAACTGCAGTTGTCTTTCAAGAAAAGGAAGGGATTGTTGAAAATCTTTTCAGCTGGGCCCAAGAGGCTGATCAGCCACTGAGGACATATTCTACAGCACTGTTGGGAGGTGCTATGGAAAATGAAGAGATTGCTGCAAGCTACAGAGATGAAAATTCACAGCTGGTGGCAACAGTGCTTCGCAGACTGAGAGAGCTCCAAGTTCAGGAAGTGGCTTTGCGGCAGGAAGGTGAGTGTCCTAGTCCACAGAAGCTTTCATCAGAGCCTCCTTTACCTCTGGATGAGGAAGCTGTGGATATGGACTATGGTGACACTGCAGTAGAGGTTGTGAACAGAGAGCAAGAAACTTCTAGAGATATGGAAAATTCCTTTCCTCTGGAATTAAGTCAGAAGGCCAGTTGTAGAGTAAACGCAGCAACTAAGCCTGAGGAAGCCTCAGGATCTGCAAAGCATGGTGACAGAGAGAATGTGAGAAGGGCCCAGCAGAAGTTGGGTTTCTCACCTTCTGAGGCAGATGGTGTGTTTGCTGAGCTGTCCAATAGCAGCTGGTCAGAAATGTCCCCCTGGGTGATTGGCACCAATTATACCCTCTATCCACTGACTCCCACTATTGAACAAAGGCTTCTTTTCCAGTACCTGACCCCTGTAGGAGAGTATCAGGAGTTACTTCCCACATTCATGCAACTTGGATGCCGAGAATTGATGATGTTTTATATTGATCTGAAACAGACTAATGATGTCCTGCTTACTTTTGAGGCACTCAAGCTCCTAGCATCTCTCCTGATGCATAACAAATTTGCCATAGACTTTGTTGCACATGGCGGAGTACAGAAATTACTGGAAATTCCTAGGCCTTCTATGGCTGCAACTGGTGTATCTAAGTGCTTGTATTACCTGTCCTCCAACCAGGATGCTATGGAAAGAGTTTGCATGCATCCCTACAGTGTTCTATCTGATGTGGTGAACTATGCCCTATGGTTAATGGAATGTTCTCATGCTTCAGGATGCCGCCATGCTACAATGTTTTTCTCAGTTTGCTTCACATTCCGGGCTGTCTTGGAGCTTTTTGATCGTTATGATGGTCTGCGTCGCCTAGTGAACTTGATCAGTACTTTGGAGATTTTAAATATGGAAGACCAGGATGTACACGGGAGTGAAGATAAAATATTTGCTACCTGCCAAAGAGGCAAACATACCTGCATGGCTCTGCGAAAGTATTTTGAGGCTCATTTGGCCATTAAACTGGAACAAGTCAAGCAGTCACTTCAGAGGACTGAGGGTGCTATTCTTGTGCACCCTCAACCTCCATCCAAGGCATGCTCATACGCTCGTGAGCAGATTGTGGAAATGATGGAGATTTTGATAGAATATGGCCCAGCTCTGCTGTATTGGGAACCTGCTGAAGTCTTCCTCAAGCTTTCCTGTGTGCAGCTCTTGTTGCAGCTTATTTCCATCGCCCGTAATTCAGAGATCTATTTTGCAAGGATTGACACTGTGCGCTTTGCTTTGGATGTCCTGGCTATCCTCACTGTGGTGCCAAAAATCCAGCTCCAATTAGCAGAGTCGGTGAAGGTCTTGGATGAGCATGGCTCTACTGTATCCACTGTAGGTATCAGCATTATTTTGGGAGTGGCTGAAGGTGAATACTTTATCCATGATGGTGAAATTCAGAAGTCAGCCCTTCAAGTAATCATCAATTGTGTATGTGGCCCAGATAACGGAATGTCCAGTATTGGTAAATTTACCTCTGGAACTCCTCAGAGAAAGCTGTTTCAGACCCCCACGAGCATTGAGCATACCCTGGCCAAGATGTGGAATGTGGTCCAGTGCAATGATGGCATCAAGGTGCTTCTGTCCCTTTTGTCCATCAAGATGCCCATCACAGATGCAGACCAGATCAGGGCCCTGGCCTGCAAGGCCCTAGTGGGCTTGTCTCGAAGTAGCACTGTTGGACAGATTATCAGCAAATTGCCCCTGTTTAGTAGCTGCCACATTCAACAGCTGATGAAGGAGCCAGTGCTACAAGACAAGCACAGCGACCATGTCAAGTTCTGCAACTATGCAGCTGAGCTCATTGAGAGAGTATCAGGAAAGCCTCTTCTGGTTGGCACTGATGTGTCACTGGCCCAACTACAGAAAGCAGGTATTGTTGCCCAGTCAAGGATCTCCTTCCCTGAGAAAGAACTGCTCCTGTTGATAAGAAACCATCTCATTTCTAAAGGGCTTGGAGAGACAGCCACTGTGCTGACCAGAGAGGCTGACTTGCCCATGACTGCAGCCTCACATTCTTCTGCCTTCACCCCAGTGACTGCTGCTGCTTCTACTGCCTCTCTTCCCCAGACTCCTCGGATTGTCAATGGCATTGCTGGTCGACTGGCCAACCATGCAGCTGTGGGTGCTTCTGCCCTTTCTGCTCATCCTGCTGATCCTCGGTCATGCGCAGTTCAGGATTCATTGGATTTGCCTGGCCCATCATCTGCAGGCAACTCCACTTTTAATGGCAGGAGCAGttttatgagagagagagcatcacTGTGCAATGACAGGAAAGTTCAAGTGTTGCAGCAGGAGTCTGACCACGACACTAACAGCCAGAGCCCTGCTGTAAACACACAATTGGATAGACAACTTCCTTCTCCACCAACACTGGACAGTATCATCACAGAGCATCTTAGGGAGCAACATGCTCGCTGCAAGAACCCCATTGCCACCTGTccacctttttctctctttactcGTCACCAGTGTCCTGAGCCAAAACAGAGGAGGCAAGCACCAAGAAACTTTACCTCAAGGGTAAACTGCAGGGCATTGTTTCCAAAATatggaggagtagatggaggaTGCTTTGATAGGCACCTTATCTTCAGCAGATTTCGTCCAATTTCAGTATTCCGGGAAGCTCATGAATATGAGAGTGGCTTTACATGTTGTGCATTTTCTGCCCAGGAGAGGTTCCTGATGCTCGGTACCTATACAGGGCAGCTGAAGCTCTACAATGTATTTAGTGGACTGGAAGAGGCCAGCTATAACTGTCACAACTCAGCCATCACACACCTTGAACCTTCCAGGGATGGGACCTTACTTCTGACATCTGCCACTTGGAGCCAGCCTTTGTCTGCACTTTGGGGGATGAGGTCAGTATTTGATAGGAAGCATTCCTTCCCAGAAGATCATTATGTTGAGTTCAGTAAGTACTCTCAGGATCAGGTCATAGGCACCAAAGGAGACATTGCCCATATTTATGACATTGAGACTGGCACCAAGCTGTTGACTCTGTTTAACCCAGATCTTGCCAACAACTACAAGAGGAACTGTGCCACCTTTAATCCTACAGATGATCTTGTCTTAAATGATGGGGTCCTCTGGGATGTCCGCTCTGCACAGGCCATCCACAAGTTTGACAAGTTCAACAGGAATCTCAGTGGTGTTTTCCATCCCAATGGGCTGGAGGTCATCATCAACACAGAGATTTGGGACCTTCGAACTTTCCATCTTTTACACACAGTTCCTGCTCTGGATCAATGTCATGTGGTGTTTAACCACACAGGGACAGTGATGTATGGAGCAAGGTTGCAGGCAGATGATGAAGATGACTTCTTGGAAGAGAGGATGAGGAGCCCCTTTGGGTCATCCTTCCGAACATTTAATGCAACTGATTACAAACCCATAGCAACGATTGATGTGAAACGGAACATCTTTGACCTGTGTACAGACACCAGAGATTGCTATCTTGCTGTCATTGAGAATCAAGGCAGTATGGATGCCCCTGACATGGACACAGTATGCAGGCTTTATGAAGTGGGCAGGCAGCGTCtggcagaggaagaagatgaagaggaggactCTGAAGAGGAAGAactggaggaagaggatgaggatgaagatgatgatgatgatgatgatgatgatgatgatgatgacactGATGATGGAGAGGAACTTCACACTGACAGGCGGCTggagtcagaaatggaggaggCTGTCAATAGTGAGAACTCAGGACAGGATGGGGACAATGACTTCTCTCCCTCTGATGAGGAGCTAGCAAGCCTAGAGGAGCGAGAGGAGGGGGAAGTTGAAGACTCTGATGCAGAGGAGGAACTGGAAGTGATCCTGGTGGAGGACAGCTCAGACAACTCTGATTTGGAAGATGACATCATCTTATCTCTGAATGAGTGA